CAAAAGGATGTCGCCGGTTGGTGTCATTCCCTGGGTGAGTTCACCATGAGCTGTGGGCCTCTAGCTCCCTGGGTGGAAGACTTGGCCATGGCCGGTTGCGAGAGAGGGTACTGGCCCCCCAATGTAGGTGAAATTTGGGATGCTGTCACTGAGGGTAGTTCCAAGAGTGTGTCTTTCATAGATCACGGGGTCCAGATCTCCAGAGCAGAGGTCTGGGGTGAGGCTAAAGGCGGACACGGTTGCTGGCCCTCCAACGCCGGTGAACTCATAGTTTTCATGGTGGATGTGGCCGCCGTGGGCCATTCCATGAGTGTGTCCACCATTGGTGTGAGGAGCCATTGCTCTCTTCTCAACAAACAAGAGGGtgcgactgtcccctacctagtgcgccaattgtcggtgttttgtaaaccagactagtaaatttatatgattatCATGTtgttctaggaagacgatggtagcatccaaaagacatgaggatttatactggttcaggccagagccctactaccagtctcagagatgatcgagtgcgtgttccttacttgaatgctctaaagttcttacaatggggggtgcaagaatggtggaagaggtaggagagctagagctagaagatGAACTGCCTAAAGGGAAGCTTAAGGAGTCCAGAGATGTGAAGAATGAGAGAATATCCCGATGGTGGGAAGGAtgccctggctacccttatatagagttcgggtcCAGGGAatgtacaaagaagaaggttctcccaaCCGAGGGATCGTGAGCCTAAGGGGGGAGCCTAGCTAACTTGGATTGCAAGCTACACCGCCTTGTGGTGCACGTCTGGgcatggttgtcgtcatggtcctATGCCCACGTCGTGGTAACATGTGGCGTGGCGCTATTGTGTAGGCCGTGGCGTCActgtaggcacggtggtggttcgccAACCGTCCTTCGTGACGTGGCCTTCATCATCGTCTCTGGATTTCCTAGGGGCATCATCGTACATGAGTTGGTGACCGGCCCCAGGTCATCGATCGCCTGGTTATCTTGAGGAGCAGGTGGCCACGGTCTCGAGCTCCGGGGTCATGGCTCTTGCCGGTTTGATGGCCTCCAAGTCAAGGCCTCCATTGTGGATCCCATCTCATAGTGGTagaatcatacatgtgtcttgtcggGCCATATCTGAACGGTGGGCACCATAACGGTCGTCATCGCTGGGCgtagggatggcgtctgaccggaCTAGGGTGTCCGCTGTCTCCTCGGTCCTTGTGGGGTCAGTGTGGCGTGTCTATTCTTGTCAGAGCAAGCACGGTTGGCTGGGCTCGACCCCTCCCCGTTCCTCCCAGGGGTCGTGGCAGTGGAGAGGTCGTGTGTCTCTTGTGTGTCGTGCGGCTAAGGTAGAAGGAGGGGCTGTGGCTGACCCTGGTCTTGGCGTCAGGCCTGTTTCACTTGGCTTAGCTGGGCCTTCGTCGTTCGGGGCTTTGCTAGCTGATGTATTGTGGGATGCTCGACCTATCAACTAATCGATGTCTTGAGACACCCCCGGGGTTATAACTGCAACACTATGACATTTTCAATAAAGGTTGTGTATATTTTATATTCCACTTTAGGCTATATTTTTAATGAAGCTCTGAAAGTTTCAGTTTTATTGGTAACTATATGTTTTGAGAAATTAGGTATGTTACAAGACTTGCCAAACCATTCATATTGCATCCCACTTGAACCTCTTCTCAATAGGTAAAATCAGACAACCATTTCACACCTTGATCTTTCTGCGACGTCCATTTAAAACCCCTTAAACTAGtttctactccctctgtcctagaaAGGTGGACGTCTGAGCTTCTCAGCAGGTACATCAGTGATTGCGTGAATGTGGACAGAGGGAGGTCCAGATACATGGCACACGGTGTGAACGGAGACATTCAAATGCTACTCCCCGACGTCATTTCATtgcgggacagagggagtactaatGTTTCTGCTTGTTTGTGCTAGGGCTATCTTGGCCATATCGTGCTCCTACTATGGGTTGTGGGATCACGAGTAACATGGCAAAGATAAGGCAAGACTACAATAAAGAAGATTAAAGATGAGACACATCCATTTGGTCAGTAGGGGTGGTTTGAAATGTAACAATTTCATCTATGCATGAAATGGTACTATGAAGGCACCTTGGTCTATTCTTATTTTAGTCATATTTTATGTAATCCCATTAATCTACAAAACAATAAGGCATTCTTGAGTTATATTTGCATATACATCCATTTGCGGCCTTAAAATTTTGAGATATTTTACTTGTGTGCTAGGGATATGTGGTTTTGGCTACATCCCACTCCTGCCACAAGTTAGAGGGCTACGAAGAATGCTACAGAAAAGATAGGACACGCCATATCTGTTACATACTAGAGAGTTATGAAACTAGAAGAAAGACAACAAAAGATAATTGCGACAATTTCAACCGCTAGAGTATGTTAGAACATCAGACAAAAGTAAGATATGGTTTGATCACTAGAAGCATTTCGCCTTTGACTACTAGAGATGTTGGGACTATCGTGAGGACAACAAAATATAAGACGTATCGATTCCGACCGCTGTAGGTTTACGTGACTACCAGAAAAACGACAAAAGATAAGATATCGTTCGGTGACTAGAGACATTATGAAATTGCTAAATTCTCGGTTCCGACCGCTGTAGGTCTACACGGCTACCAGAAAAACGACAAAAGATAAGATATATCGTTTGGTGACTAGAGACGTTATGAAATTGCtaaatttcatatttatatggagAAAACAAGCGAGGACATTACAAACGACCGAAAGATTCTCACGCATGCACACCTTACCTCTATTGCGTATGGGCATATTCTGCCGGTCACAGCACTATTGGCACCCATTGGACAGTAGTTTATCACTCGCAAGGGTTGCATCGGCAGCACTGCCTTGAGTGCgtctgaaaaaaaaaaactaccaaAATATTCTTAGCCAAGGCGGGCTGTCGCAAGCCAAGTACAACCCAACAACCTTGCGTCATCAGCAAACAAAAACCCGGAAGCAACGGCAACGTTGTGGGCTTTGGCGGTTCGGCTGCGGTCGGTGGGGGCCAGCCTGGTGTTGGGCTGCTATGGTTCTAACCACGTCAGCGTTCACGTTTCCCTCACTTGGCCAGTTCACTGGCCGCCGCGCGCCGCCTATATCATGCCATGCGGCCCCGTTCCCGTAGCCCTCTGAGCACTAGCGGAGGGAGATGGAGGGCGCCGAGGGCAGCGAGGCCGACGATTCCGGCGGCCGCGAGCCGGTGTCCGCCGCGTCCAGGCTCACCGACGACCTCGTCCTCCAGATCCTGTCGCGGCTGCCCGCCAGGTCGCTCCACCGCTTCAGGTGCGTCTCCCGCCACTGGCGCGACCTCATCTGCGACCCCGAGCACCGCGCGAGGATGGCGCAGACCCTGGCCGGCTTCATGTACATCGGCTGGAGCCGCtacgacgacaacaacggcagGTCTCTCCGCTTCACCAGCTCGCGCGCGACCCCGGGCGGAGGCATCGGCGGCGAGGCGGCAGCGTCACCGCCACTGATCGACCCGTTAGCCCTCTCGTTGCCTCCCGGGTTCCACCAGCGCCTGTTCCGCATCCAATGCTGCAACGGCCTCCTCCTCCTGTGCGCCTGGGCTCCGTCGTCGCGTGGCGCGTTCAAGTTCAACTACACCGTGTGCAACCCCGCCACAGACGAGTGGACCACCGTGCCGGACTCCCTGGTCTCGGacacggcggcggcggggtgcaCGACCGCGCGCCTCGCGTTCGACCCTTCGTCCCCGAGCTCCTCCGCCTACCGCATCTTCCAGTTCCAGAACGACGGGCCGCGGACGAGGGTGTCCCCCAAGGTGTGGATCTACTCGTCGGAGACGGGGGTCTGGACATGCAGGGAGTGCGGGTGGGCGGACGGCGCCGGGGTCGTCCTGCGCGACGAGACCAGCGGCGTCTTCTTCAGAGGTAAGCTGCACCTGTGCCCCAGCGAGCCAGTGATCGTGTCGGTGGACCGTGACGGCGAGAAGTGGTGGACCACCCCGAAGCCGGCGGACCCAGGCGACGAcggcttcctcggcgcgccgCCCGGGTTCATCGGCGTGTCCCAGGGGCGCCTCCTGTTCCTCAACACCCCGGAGTATAACCACACGAAGATGCGCGTCTGGGAGCGTGGCAGTGGCCTGTGGGTCCCCAAGCGCAGCATCGATCTCGAGAAGGTGATTGGAGGCTGGGACTACCGGTTCGGGCTCAAGTGCAGCGTCGTTGGGATCCATCCCGACCGCAGCATGGTCTACTTCCTCGAGGGGAAGGACAACAGGCTGGTGTTGTACGCCATGgatgacggcgacggcgagaccATCTGCGAGCTTGGGTACAAAAATTGTTATCTGCCGTTCCTGCCGTATGTCCCCGTGTTCGCACGGTCGCTCACAGGCCGGGCGGCCGCGTGAGAGCTGAGAGTTTTACTTGCACTTTGCTTTCTTGCTTGCATTGGTTGTCTTGTCGCGCACGGGCTCCATGTCTGCCGTGCGCGCGCGTTCTGAGGGCAGAGGCGTGCTAAGTTCACGTCGTGTCGGCGTCGTGTCATGTGCTCCTTCGTTCACCGCGCGTACGTCCCGGATCAAGGTGAGCACGGGATGGCATGCTTCGTTTCCGGATCGTGGCGTGAAGGTCTACAAATAAAAAGGAGTGAAAACCACCCGAAAAGCTGCAGACTTTGTGCAGCACAAATTCGTCTTGCATGTTTTCGTTCCTCTGGGCTCGGGCCGTTGGGCGCGCATATGTGAGCGTGTCCTCCTCATGTTCCTGTGAGTTGCAGGCCGTGTTCCCGCCGAAAATTCGCATCAGAGCGGGAGCCGTCCGTCTAGAACTCCAGAATCCATCCAGGCCTAGCCATGTCTTGGTCACTGGCTCTAGCGGGCACTCAAAGACTTCCCCGCGGCGACGCACGACGTACTCCAGCTCCCGCCGTCCTGTCCTCCCAGAATCGTGACAGCGGTGGCCGCGCGGGGTCCAAGACTCCAAGTGCAATGCAACTCGTGGTCAAGGACCTAGGTTCTGACCGCGCAGGCGCAGCGTCAGGTAATGCTACTCTCCCCGGATCCGTAGGAAGCCGATGATGGAGGGCACGAGCACGATCCGACCGCTCGAAGCCGAGGACAGCGACCAAGAGCCCGAGACCTGAATACCTGACGCGCGAGCAACTGCGCCAAGTTGGGCCACTGGGCCAGGGATTGTCACAAACCGAAGTGGCTCATGAGGCCCACATAACCCAAGCTGAAGAGAATGAGCCCACGTTCCTGCTGATGCCGAGAGTGTGCCGATTGTCTACTGACAATGCTGTTCCCGCCCTGTCGCCGTCGGATCTTGGTCGATCCGGTACGGTTTTCATCGTTAGATAATCTGCCGCATCCTTTAATGAACGCACAGTAGGGAAGGCGGCGTCTGCAGGGATATATACCGAATGACTCACATGCTGTACTGTAGCCACAGTAAGGGCAGACAtcaaagtcagtcctgctgtcacaTCCAGTCACTGTAGCATCATGGCAGCTGTACTAGAACTAGAtgaatagagttgtataaataatttGTCACTGTAACTCAATAAATAGAGAGTTCAGATTTGACATCTCCtatacagagctccggccaacgctggtgtctctgttgtgtgtatgctctgttcttcctcccttcttctacctctagtcatagtgtgtggtcggcaattATAATTCGTGGTCGCCATCGCTAGTGTCTGCTCGGCAACATTAGTGAGTGATCGGATACCTCCCTACCGGAGATCCAAGGGCcaataagtggtatcagagtcatacaagcgccgtcgtcggactaaccgagggcgatgacggacggttcggagatggacgacaatagtggcactgctgtggctgccaaaccacgacaggaggtcgttgttcgcacggtgcaggAGGTCAGCGGCATCAGTTGACCAATGCTGACTCGCATCAACTGTGgtgagtggtcggtgaccataaaggtcaagctcagagcccggcggctctggaatgctgttgacaagggcaccgaaaatgaggaagatgacatatCAGCGTtgaaggctatcctcgctgctgtaccggcggagtatagggagccgttgagggcgaaaagctctgctaaggaggcgtggaaaGCTATTGTGgcaatgcgcgtcggttccgaccgcgcaaagaaggcgacggcccagcttctgaagcaggagtatgccaacctcaagttcaaggatggtgaatcggtggaggacttctccctccacctgcagaggctcatcagcaagctgaagagccacgacgtcaccatagacgaagaggaggcggtctccaaatacctccactctgtgccggccaagtacatctagatcgctctctccatagagacgatgctggacttgtccaccctcaccattgagggtGTGACAAGCCATCTGTGGGTGATGGACGAGCGCCTGGAACAGGCGATAGCACCGAAGGACAGCAGCAAACCACTGctaacagaggaggagtgggctgctcagaGGAACTCCAAGGTAGCCTCCTCcaaccgcggtggcgatggcaagcgccgcggcaagacttcttcggagaagaagaagcaggttgaCCCTAACACCTACCGACGCtatgggaagatgggccattaggCACGGGAGTACCCAAATCATAAGTaggagaaggctgaggctcatctggcgtaagctgatgatgatgatgaggccactatcctgatggcgatgttatgtgtactgcacgacgtcgaggccgaggagaagggagaggtaacAATGGTGGAATGACCTAGGAAGGCCCTAAAGGCTGTCAACCTCAACGAACtgtgcgcccaagtccacctcggacatgtgggcgacgagcaggagcagcggtggtacctggactctagcgctagcaaccacatgatgggctctaaggcagccttctctgagctcgacgacgatgtgaccggtacggtgaagttcggtgacggctcaTGGGTAACAATCTGAGggtgcggcaccatcatcttcaggtgctagaacagcgagcaccgcgcgctaatggatgtatattatatcccatagctgtgttcaagcatcatcagtattagccagctggatgagcgtggtagcaaggtactgatcaaggacgaagtcctcaggatcagggactgggaacatcgacttcttgccaaggtaaagAGGTCCTAGAACCGGTTGTACcaactcgacctgaaggtagagcagcggtgtgcctggcggcaaggcacaccgaggaaccgtggctgtggcatacccagttcggacatctcagcttcgacgcgcttggttggctggagaagatggtctaagggctaccccacatcaagcatggagacgagctatgtgacagctatCTAGCCAGAAAGCAGAGGAGGTTgtcgttcccaaaggcggccaagtatcactCGATGAATGCTCTAGAGCTCGTCCACGGTGATCTCTGTGGGctaatcacgccagccacaaaatggtggtcggtggtacttcctcctgctcgtggatgattgtagtcgctacatgtggctactaaaagcatctaggcccctagttggattttgaagattaatgacaatacgtgattactgtgactaacgtgtgttttgcagaggcaatcaaGTTagatcacggtaatggagatcgattgggctatcatggtggtcatgcacctacgatggaaattgtttcggttttcaaaggatggacaacaaggttaaggatgggctagttctaagtgtcgtttggagttgaacagacacttagagtagtttaggactttgttttttctttggccatactattagggaggtatggatgggtagcttaacctaggtgagtctagtgggttaggtgtgatacacacttatcaaatctagcactaggtaccTCCTAAATAGCCcctagatccattggagcaaacttcattcatgtatgattaagagttggaagtaaatagagggtcaaatactgaccgaacactggtttCGGTGTGATCAGACGGtagcgcagagtctggtcagttcatttgatcaaggtgaaatcgtctggtgcgaccagacgctaagaggtgagtgaccggacgctgagccacagcgtccggtcgactccagtaaggttccatagaGGGGAaatcgtgaccagacgcgtccagtcagtgctgaccgaacgctgtctaccgtctggtcacaacttaaacactagagtttaaggagaactgactggagcatccggtcaacatgaccagagcgtctggtcaccctatagaggcacataacggtttgttttgaacatgagtatataaatacttcctccattcgtgtgagggggcacttttgctcatttcaacagctgagaaacacccttgagagtgccaataagagtaaggtcctaatgagtgattgagatttgagaatcccaaagagagccctcattattgaaagcaagagtagcaaagtgtgcatccacccttctcattaggcttgtcatggtcaagtgagagtttgtgcttgttactcttggtgattgccatcacctagatggcttggtggtgattgggagcttggtgatcatccggcagagcttgtggatgacccaactcaagttgtgagcggttgtgggtgattcacttttatgcattcatgtgtttactttcatgcatcgaactatatttatgtgatagtgatatctacgtgatcatgatatttgacatgtgtgctctctactttgaaattatttatatgtcatatcacgtgtgttatgctcatttgctttgcttccgtgttttactccgatgcaaatgagctttattacttgtactcatgcttatttcatatcttttgagtacatcatgttggcttgggtcatataagcttgcctaacacttttgttcttattgtcaaaagcttatatgaactaagcatgttaaaaacctcatctctttcacatactcgaggtggtattgtcatcaatcaccaaaaagggagagattgaaagcatctaggcccctagttgggttttggtgattaatgacaacacgtgattattgtgactaatgtgtattttgcagaggcaattaagtttggtcacggtaatggagattgattgggctatcatggtggtcatgcccctataatgaaaatcattttggttttcaaaggatggacgacaagataaaggatggactagttctaagtatcgtttaGAGTTGAagggacacttagagtagtttatgactttgtttttcctttggccatactattaagggggtatggatgggtagcttgacctaggtgagtctagtgggttaggtgtggtgcacacttgtcaaatctatcactaggtagctccaaaaaagcccttagatccattggagcaaacttcattcacgtatgattaaGAGTTGGAAgagaatagagggtcaaatactgatcagacgctggtttcggtgtgaccggacgctggcgcagagttcggtaagttcatttgatcaaggtgaaatcatctggtgcgaccgaacgctgagaggtgagtgatcgaacgctgagtcccagcgtccaatcgactccagtaaggttccagagagggaaaatcagagacctcactcctacaactagagtgcttgatgctattatgaggaggaccctgcttccgaggatgggatatcatgagggcctaactcgcatacagttatggctactgaactctctgatgtagcagactatttttgatatttgggatctcttactatcagagatggaggatactattgcagaggggttcagaggtcaccgatagttgccctatgctcaccggattacattcttgattcatagGGCAGTGATAGGGAGGCCTctagagatgctagcagagtatagtggtgctactacagagttccctacatataatatgactcagatgctctgtcgtagtgcagtgaggacacctagccagtcgtgtcatcgtctagaggtgccagagacagTAGCTCAGCAGGATAAGACCATCAGAGGCATatcagctatagaggaggagtagtTAGATGCTCAGCAAGAGGGGATGGCcatgagcgaccctagtgatagctcagatgatgactgccagcctatccctcagatgcctcattgacgacatgaccatgaggccggtagcttcAATTCAGCTCCAACTGCACCACAGACAGAtctcgctctacttgctatacttgagtggataaggcaagatcaggctcgccaggctcaaaagaccgctgctacatttgcacaatTTTAGACcaggcaggatgagttctagcaatAGCAGCAgatgatccagcagcagcaggctatataGCAGCATCAGctggccatgcatcagcagcaacttcttatgcagcagcagctccttggatttatgtagcatgttgtgacagttattggggctccaccgccacagccttcaccctagattggctagcctaccaccacttctacgactctagctttatagcctagtgggcttcagagtcagagaCAACCAGcaccatagtttccttcacctacagagcaggtgtctcaATGGTTTGCCTTGCTAGTgccagccccatagttcacacctctttagatgggcttcacaccggctcagactttctcactgctagtgccagatactatagtttctaggagccttagtgctactttcaatgagttgacagggtagcctacaccgccagagctacatgtcctaggtccttccatagttgcacctattaccaggactacagagacgctcccttcgttagttgcatcatcagagtagGCAGCACTAGTCCCTAATCCAatccagaccgcttcagcatcgcttctagctacagagggtcagacagctcagagcttaggattagatgatgatggcacacagttctagctcgctcctcgtacctcagctcTCGACTCGTCtactgtagccccgccgactgacccttaggttttggtgtttgacgccaaagtgggagagggatcgagtatgttggACTTAGGGGGATTGACTTATCTAGGGGAGTTTagattatctattatatttggtttttatatgtgatacacttttatgcattcatgtgtttactttcatgcatcgaactatatttatgtgatagtgatatctacgtgatcatgatatttgacatgtgtgctctctactttgaaattatttatatgtcatatcacgtgtgttatgctcatttgctttgcttctgtgttttactccgatgcaaatgagctttattacttgtactcatgcttatttcatatcttttgagtacattatgttggcttgggtcatataagcttgcctaacacttttgttcttattatcaaaagcttatatgaaccaagcatgttaaaaacctcatctctttcacatactcgaggtggtattgtcatcaatcaccaaaaatggagagattgaaagcatctaggcccctagttgggttttggtgattaatgacaacacgtgattattgtgactaatatgtgttttgcagaggtaattaagttcggtcacggtaatggagattgattgggctatcatggtggtcatgcccctatgatgaaaatcattttggttttcaaaggatggacgacaagataaaggatggactagttctaagtatcattTAGAGTTGAagggacacttagagtagtttatgactttgtttttcctttggccatactattaagggggtatggatgggtagcttgacctaggtgagtctagtgggttaggtgtggtgcacacttgtcaaatctatcACTAGGTAGTTccaaaaaagcccttagatccattggagcaaacttcattcacgtatgattgagagttggaagagaatagagggtcaaatactgattaGACGCTGgttttggtgtgaccggacgctggcgcagagttcggtaagttcatttgatcaaggtgaaattgtctggtgtgaccgaacgctgagaggtgagtgatcagacgctgagtcccagcgtccgatcgactctagtaaggttccagagagggaaaatcatgaccggacgtgtcctgtcattgctgaccggacgctgtccagcgtccggtcacaacttaaacactggacttcggggagaactgaccggagcatctggtcaacatgactagagcgttcggtcaccccgcagaagcacataatggttcattttgaacatgggtgtataaatacttcctccattagtgtgagggggcacttttgctcattccaacagctgagaaacacccttaagagtgccaagaagagcaaggtcctagtgaggtgattgagatttgagaatcctaaagagagctctcattagtgaaagcaagagtagcaaagtgtgcatccacccttctcattaggcttgtcgtggtcaagtgagagttcgtgcttgttactcttggtgatcgccatcaccgagacggcttggtggtgattgggagcttggttatcatccgatggagcttgtggatgacccaacttaagttgtaagcggttgtgggtgattcaccgtgacggagtgtcaaagaatcaacccatagagagcacttgatccttgcacagatcaagggagagctacacccttgtgcgggtgctccaacaaggactagtggggagtggcgactctctgataccttagcaaaatatcaccgcgttcctccttctctctttactttgagcaattcaattcttgtcatttacattcatagaattgccatgctagagtaggattggaacataggttgctaaacttttgtgcggtagatcaatagaaatactttctaggcacaaggggttaattgggctaaccgtaggacttaattattgcaaagaaatttagaattagcccaattcacccccctcctcttaggcatcttgatcctttcaattggtattggagcctcgtgctcatgtttttagacttaaccgtctagagaaagatgtctcacggggatagtcctcctcctatctttgagagagatgattttccttattagaaaatctacatggaggcgtatttagaagctctagatgttagaatacttagagccgcctcacaaggcttcccaaaaccttgggatgctacacacctacaaagcgatgaggtgaattacgagaaatggaatgcaaaggctcaaaacaccatctttataggcctttgcaaagatgtgtttaaccaggtgatgaaccacaaagatgcccatgcactatggttgaatatttgtgccctccatgagggaacaaagagcgagcgtgaggaacgctatcatcttgtcatgaaaaagttaaattcatttgagatgcttcctaaagagagtgctaatgaaatgtactcacgcttgaatgttcttgtagaggaagtcaatgggcttggacttactcaaatgcaatcaTCTGACATTGTAAGAAAggttttgagtgtcctccccattgacaaatataggcatattgtgaccgtgcttcatcatg
Above is a genomic segment from Miscanthus floridulus cultivar M001 chromosome 3, ASM1932011v1, whole genome shotgun sequence containing:
- the LOC136546348 gene encoding F-box protein At5g07610-like; its protein translation is MEGAEGSEADDSGGREPVSAASRLTDDLVLQILSRLPARSLHRFRCVSRHWRDLICDPEHRARMAQTLAGFMYIGWSRYDDNNGRSLRFTSSRATPGGGIGGEAAASPPLIDPLALSLPPGFHQRLFRIQCCNGLLLLCAWAPSSRGAFKFNYTVCNPATDEWTTVPDSLVSDTAAAGCTTARLAFDPSSPSSSAYRIFQFQNDGPRTRVSPKVWIYSSETGVWTCRECGWADGAGVVLRDETSGVFFRGKLHLCPSEPVIVSVDRDGEKWWTTPKPADPGDDGFLGAPPGFIGVSQGRLLFLNTPEYNHTKMRVWERGSGLWVPKRSIDLEKVIGGWDYRFGLKCSVVGIHPDRSMVYFLEGKDNRLVLYAMDDGDGETICELGYKNCYLPFLPYVPVFARSLTGRAAA